A window from Gammaproteobacteria bacterium encodes these proteins:
- a CDS encoding ISAzo13 family transposase: MGDFRNGGREWQPKGAPEKALVHDFPSDGLGKAIPYGIYDMGRNEAWVNVGRDHDTPAFAVASIRQWWQEMGRAAYPKAEELFITADAGGSNGYRSRVWKHELQGFADETGLRIRVSHFPPGTSKWNKIEHRLFCHITQNWRGKPLRTFETIVDLIGHTRTAKGLRVKAKLDERKYPTGAKITDAQMKAIALTRNDFQGDWNYEIHPRTE, from the coding sequence ATGGGCGATTTTCGCAATGGGGGGCGGGAATGGCAGCCCAAGGGCGCCCCGGAGAAGGCACTGGTGCACGACTTCCCCAGCGATGGGCTCGGCAAGGCGATCCCCTACGGGATTTACGACATGGGGCGCAACGAAGCCTGGGTCAACGTCGGGCGTGACCACGACACCCCTGCCTTTGCGGTGGCCTCCATTCGTCAGTGGTGGCAGGAGATGGGCCGCGCGGCCTATCCAAAGGCCGAGGAGCTGTTCATCACGGCTGATGCTGGGGGATCGAACGGCTACCGTTCGAGGGTATGGAAACATGAATTGCAAGGATTCGCCGACGAGACGGGCCTGCGTATCCGCGTGAGCCACTTTCCTCCGGGCACGAGCAAGTGGAACAAGATAGAGCACCGCCTGTTCTGTCACATCACGCAGAACTGGCGAGGCAAGCCTTTGCGTACCTTCGAGACCATCGTCGACCTCATCGGCCATACGCGTACTGCCAAGGGGCTTCGCGTCAAGGCGAAGCTGGACGAGCGCAAATACCCCACCGGTGCGAAAATCACCGATGCTCAGATGAAGGCCATTGCGCTCACGCGCAACGACTTCCAAGGTGACTGGAACTATGAGATCCATCCGCGTACCGAGTAA
- a CDS encoding IS4 family transposase: MKAAQALRQDDIIEFIDTLFDGDLHAKRVLSLANAAWGVLASASLAVHAIGQGLAHAQGTLSKHGVKQVDRLLSNRGIKLARFFACWVPYVIGARTKVVVALDWTSFANDGHETLVLSMLTRHGRATPLLWQTVEAATLKGRQTDYEDALLCRLYEVLPAGVAVTIVADRGFADCKLLKLLSEELGFGYVVRLRSQYYITNAKGERRKAAKWVGTHGRARTLRDATLTDSQALPVATVVCVQAKDMKEPWCLAASDREAKAKTLIGYYAKRWGIETSFRDIKDLRFGMGMSSLRIGRPERRDRLLLISALAIALLSLLGAAGEALGYDRWLKANTVKRRTHSLFRQGLMLYEHIPNWPEERLRPLFEKFTELLHEQRVFRDAFGII, from the coding sequence ATGAAAGCAGCACAGGCGCTTCGGCAGGATGACATCATCGAGTTCATTGATACGCTTTTCGACGGCGACTTGCACGCCAAGCGCGTGTTGTCGCTGGCGAACGCGGCTTGGGGAGTGCTGGCCAGCGCTTCGCTGGCAGTGCACGCCATCGGTCAGGGTCTGGCGCATGCCCAGGGGACGCTGAGCAAGCATGGTGTGAAGCAGGTGGACCGGCTGCTGAGCAACCGCGGCATCAAACTCGCTAGGTTCTTTGCGTGCTGGGTGCCCTATGTTATCGGCGCACGTACCAAGGTGGTGGTGGCGCTGGACTGGACGAGCTTTGCCAATGACGGGCACGAGACGCTGGTGCTGTCGATGCTGACCCGTCATGGTCGTGCCACACCGTTGCTGTGGCAGACGGTGGAGGCTGCCACCCTCAAGGGCCGGCAGACGGATTACGAGGATGCGTTGCTGTGTCGGCTCTATGAGGTGCTGCCGGCGGGGGTGGCGGTGACGATCGTGGCCGATCGGGGCTTTGCGGACTGCAAGCTGTTGAAGCTGCTGAGCGAGGAGTTGGGTTTCGGCTATGTGGTGCGGTTGCGCAGCCAGTATTACATCACCAACGCCAAGGGCGAGCGGCGCAAGGCAGCGAAGTGGGTGGGTACCCATGGCCGGGCGCGCACGTTGCGCGATGCGACGCTGACCGACTCCCAAGCCCTGCCCGTGGCCACGGTCGTGTGTGTGCAGGCCAAGGACATGAAGGAGCCGTGGTGCCTGGCTGCCAGTGACCGCGAGGCGAAGGCGAAGACGCTCATCGGTTACTACGCCAAGCGCTGGGGGATTGAGACGAGCTTCCGCGACATCAAGGATCTGCGCTTCGGCATGGGGATGTCCTCGCTGCGGATCGGTCGCCCGGAGCGCCGCGACCGGTTGTTGCTGATCAGTGCACTGGCCATCGCCTTGCTGTCGCTGCTCGGTGCCGCGGGAGAGGCGTTGGGCTACGATCGCTGGCTGAAGGCAAATACCGTTAAGCGGCGTACCCACTCGCTGTTTCGCCAGGGACTGATGCTCTACGAACATATTCCGAATTGGCCTGAGGAGCGATTGCGCCCGTTATTCGAGAAGTTCACCGAACTCCTCCACGAGCAACGCGTGTTCCGCGATGCCTTCGGTATTATTTGA